From the genome of Salvelinus alpinus chromosome 19, SLU_Salpinus.1, whole genome shotgun sequence, one region includes:
- the LOC139544987 gene encoding putative nuclease HARBI1 isoform X1, with amino-acid sequence MKAQNCVFLSALTMACPFVRDVVDEEALVLRRAFRRERVFRDRLDPLAFPDDHLYERYRFSADGIRYLCRLLGPRIKHRTARSHALSVEQMVCVALRFFASGAFLYSVGDAEQLNKATICRTIRSVCLAIKALADVFISFPGHRRLCDIKEEFYRIAGFPNVIGAVDCTHIRIKAPSGAHEADFVNRKSFHSINVQMVCNADCVISNVVAKWPGSVHDSRIFRASEIYQCLSQGEFSGVLLGDRGYGCQPFLLTPFTDPQEAQQAYNHAHARTRARVEMTFGLLKARFHCLHKLRVSPVRACDITVACAVLHNVACLRKERAPRVPPAMDWDNPAIFPDDDSGRLLRDQYVLNYFS; translated from the exons atgaaggcccaaaattgtgtgttcctttctgctctgacaatggcatgcccattcgtgcgagatgtggtggatgaagaagcacttgtgctgaggagagccttcaggcgagaaagggtcttcagggaccggttggacccactggccttccctgatgaccatctatatgaaagatacaggttttctgcagatggcatcaggtatctatgcagactactgggtcccaggattaagcaccgcactgcacggagccatgcactgagtgtggagcaaatggtttgtgtggccttgcgcttttttgctagtggagccttcctgtactcagtgggggatgcagaacagctgaacaaggccacaatttgccgcacaataaggagtgtgtgtctggctatcaaagcattagcagatgtcttcatctccttccctggccacagaagactctgtgacatcaaagaggagttctataggattgcag gtttccccaatgtcattggtgcagtggactgcacacacataaggataaaagccccctcaggtgcccatgaggccgattttgtgaataggaaatcctttcacagcattaatgttcag atggtctgcaatgctgactgtgtgatcagcaatgttgtggcaaaatggcctggctcagtccatgactccagaatctttcgggcctctgaaatctatcagtgcctatcacaag gtgaattctctggtgtgttgctgggagacagggggtatggctgccagccttttctcctgacacctttcacagacccccaggaagcacagcaggcctacaaccatgcccatgccaggaccagggccagagttgaaatgacctttggcctcctgaaggcacgctttcactgccttcacaaattaagggtcagccctgttagggcatgtgatattactgtggcttgtgctgtcctccacaatgtggcctgcctgaggaaggagagggcccccagagtgccaccagccatggactgggacaatccggcaatcttccctgatgacgacagtggtcggctgctgagggaccaatatgtgttgaattattttagttag
- the LOC139544987 gene encoding uncharacterized protein isoform X2 — protein sequence MNGPKRTWQQVKIKYKNILQNAVKKNTHRQGTGGGSPKADFTPAEDMALELNKGRPVLEGIPGGKETSIGSSQDATRFIQVSGSTVFLLEPPAQAPDDADPGEGPSAAATAHDGDDDEEETISLDSRRHEDPDAIQWENQPGNISSQAIRKLYGNHLRRQIELADIDIQYKKKKMENLALESEIKKRTIRKLDLEIKKLERELQEDDTAQNKN from the exons atgaacgggccaaaacggacatggcagcaggtcaaaatcaaatacaagaacattctgcagaatg cagtgaaaaagaatacccacagacaaggcacgggtggtgggtcaccaaaggctgactttaccccagcagaggacatggccttggagctaaataaaggcaggcccgtcttagaggggatccctggggggaaagagacgagcataggttcctcccaagatgccacccgcttcattcaag tgtctggcagcactgtgttcctgttagagccaccagcacaagcaccagacgatgctgatcca ggtgaaggccccagtgcagcagcaacagcacatgatggagacgatgatgaggaggagaccatctctctggattccagaaggcatgag gacccagatgctatacagtgggaaaaccagcctggcaacata agctcacaagctatcagaaagttgtatggcaaccacctccggcgccaaatagaactggcagacatagacattcagtacaagaagaaaaagatggaaaatcttgcactggagtccgaaataaaaaagaggacaattaggaaactggaccttgaaataaaaaaacttgagagggag ctccaagaagatgacacagctcaaaataaaaattag